The following are encoded together in the Anguilla rostrata isolate EN2019 chromosome 19, ASM1855537v3, whole genome shotgun sequence genome:
- the LOC135245779 gene encoding patatin-like phospholipase domain-containing protein 2 isoform X1 — MFDLKDGWNISFAGCGFLGIYHIGVASCLLEQAPYLVKGASKIYGASAGALTASMLASGASIAKCCEDVVEMAKEARRRNLGPLHPSFNLLKVLRAGLSRDLPADAHVQASGRLCVSLTRVSDGQNELVTHFDSKEELIQALVCSCFIPIYCGLIPPSFRGVRYVDGGISNNLPQFEARNTITVSPFAGESDVCPRDGCFSLHELRFTNNSIHVTMGNVSRLSRALFPPEPKVMAEMCQNGYGDALRFLRENNLVGLERPTAGLPVPELKQATPTCCCSGDRNGQPVPEKPVATETTKEWVLRKFRLLRKRHWWLDERIIHTLPTPLKKVLCEACREKHSLYAQVTDLLPVRVASYMLLPYTLPVQSAYSMAQRLVEWIPEVSEDVKWLYGMAGSAYRQAWGGGGPPGAASDVPVRKCLSMPPTLDLRGPLAEWDRCKLLSCMDPSSAPGLPPGPAPYINLRTPGPAPGKIRFLVGEADELDAPSRPPDQPDACYL, encoded by the exons ATGTTTGACCTTAAAGATGGATGGAATATCTCTTTCGCCGGTTGCGGTTTTTTGGGGATCTATCACATCGGTGTGGCCAGCTGCCTGCTGGAACAAGCACCCTACCTCGTGAAAGGAGCGTCAAAGATCTACGGAGCTTCGGCCGGGGCGCTCACGGCGTCCATGCTTGCCAGCGGCGCGTCCATAG CCAAATGCTGTGAGGACGTGGTCGAAATGGCCAAGGAGGCCCGCAGGCGCAACCTGGGCCCCCTGCACCCCAGCTTCAACCTGCTGAAGGTCCTGCGGGCGGGGCTGAGCAGGGACCTGCCGGCCGACGCCCACGTGCAGGCCTCCGGGCGCCTCTGCGTGTCCCTCACCCGCGTGTCCGACGGGCAGAACGAGCTGGTGACCCACTTCGACTCCAAGGAGGAGCTCATCCAG GCTCTGGTCTGCAGCTGTTTCATCCCCATCTACTGCGGCCTGATCCCCCCGTCTTTCCGTGGAGTG CGCTACGTGGACGGCGGCATCAGCAACAACCTGCCGCAGTTCGAGGCGCGGAACACCATCACCGTGTCGCCGTTCGCCGGGGAGAGCGACGTGTGCCCGCGGGACGGCTGCTTCAGCCTGCACGAGCTGCGCTTCACCAACAACAGCATCCACGTCACCATGGGCAACGTGTCGCGCCTCAGCCGGGCGCTGTTCCCGCC CGAGCCCAAG GTGATGGCAGAGATGTGTCAGAATGGCTACGGAGACGCCCTTCGGTTCCTCAGAGAGAACA ATCTGGTGGGGCTGGAGCGTCCAACTGCCGGTCTGCCTGTGCCCGAGCTCAAGcaagccacacccacctgctGTTGCTCCGGAGACAGGAACGGCCAACCCGTGCCTGAGAAGCCCGTAGCCACGGAGACCACCAAGGAGTGGGTTCTGCGGAAGTTTCGACTCCTGAGGAAGCGCCACTGGTGGCTGGATGAACGAATCATTCACACCCTGCCAACACCCCTTAAAAAAG TGCTCTGTGAGGCCTGTAGGGAGAAGCACAGCCTGTACGCTCAGGTGACAGACCTGCTCCCTGTGCGCGTGGCCTCCTACATGCTGCTGCCCTACACACTCCCAGTGCAGTCTGCTTACTCCATGGCTCAGAG GCTGGTGGAGTGGATTCCCGAGGTGTCTGAGGACGTGAAGTGGCTGTACGGGATGGCCGGCTCCGCGTACAGACAGgcgtggggaggaggaggaccccCCGGTGCAGCCAG CGATGTTCCTGTCAGGAAGTGTCTGAGCATGCCCCCCACCCTGGACCTCCGGGGGCCCCTGGCCGAGTGGGACAGGTGCAAGCTGCTCTCCTGCATGGACCCCTCCAGCGCCCCTGGCCttcccccaggccccgccccctacaTCAATCTCAGGactccaggccccgcccccgggaaGATACGCTTCTTGGTCGGCGAGGCGGACGAGTTGGacgccccctcccgcccccccgacCAGCCGGACGCGTGTTACCTTTAG
- the LOC135245779 gene encoding patatin-like phospholipase domain-containing protein 2 isoform X2 translates to MFDLKDGWNISFAGCGFLGIYHIGVASCLLEQAPYLVKGASKIYGASAGALTASMLASGASIAKCCEDVVEMAKEARRRNLGPLHPSFNLLKVLRAGLSRDLPADAHVQASGRLCVSLTRVSDGQNELVTHFDSKEELIQRYVDGGISNNLPQFEARNTITVSPFAGESDVCPRDGCFSLHELRFTNNSIHVTMGNVSRLSRALFPPEPKVMAEMCQNGYGDALRFLRENNLVGLERPTAGLPVPELKQATPTCCCSGDRNGQPVPEKPVATETTKEWVLRKFRLLRKRHWWLDERIIHTLPTPLKKVLCEACREKHSLYAQVTDLLPVRVASYMLLPYTLPVQSAYSMAQRLVEWIPEVSEDVKWLYGMAGSAYRQAWGGGGPPGAASDVPVRKCLSMPPTLDLRGPLAEWDRCKLLSCMDPSSAPGLPPGPAPYINLRTPGPAPGKIRFLVGEADELDAPSRPPDQPDACYL, encoded by the exons ATGTTTGACCTTAAAGATGGATGGAATATCTCTTTCGCCGGTTGCGGTTTTTTGGGGATCTATCACATCGGTGTGGCCAGCTGCCTGCTGGAACAAGCACCCTACCTCGTGAAAGGAGCGTCAAAGATCTACGGAGCTTCGGCCGGGGCGCTCACGGCGTCCATGCTTGCCAGCGGCGCGTCCATAG CCAAATGCTGTGAGGACGTGGTCGAAATGGCCAAGGAGGCCCGCAGGCGCAACCTGGGCCCCCTGCACCCCAGCTTCAACCTGCTGAAGGTCCTGCGGGCGGGGCTGAGCAGGGACCTGCCGGCCGACGCCCACGTGCAGGCCTCCGGGCGCCTCTGCGTGTCCCTCACCCGCGTGTCCGACGGGCAGAACGAGCTGGTGACCCACTTCGACTCCAAGGAGGAGCTCATCCAG CGCTACGTGGACGGCGGCATCAGCAACAACCTGCCGCAGTTCGAGGCGCGGAACACCATCACCGTGTCGCCGTTCGCCGGGGAGAGCGACGTGTGCCCGCGGGACGGCTGCTTCAGCCTGCACGAGCTGCGCTTCACCAACAACAGCATCCACGTCACCATGGGCAACGTGTCGCGCCTCAGCCGGGCGCTGTTCCCGCC CGAGCCCAAG GTGATGGCAGAGATGTGTCAGAATGGCTACGGAGACGCCCTTCGGTTCCTCAGAGAGAACA ATCTGGTGGGGCTGGAGCGTCCAACTGCCGGTCTGCCTGTGCCCGAGCTCAAGcaagccacacccacctgctGTTGCTCCGGAGACAGGAACGGCCAACCCGTGCCTGAGAAGCCCGTAGCCACGGAGACCACCAAGGAGTGGGTTCTGCGGAAGTTTCGACTCCTGAGGAAGCGCCACTGGTGGCTGGATGAACGAATCATTCACACCCTGCCAACACCCCTTAAAAAAG TGCTCTGTGAGGCCTGTAGGGAGAAGCACAGCCTGTACGCTCAGGTGACAGACCTGCTCCCTGTGCGCGTGGCCTCCTACATGCTGCTGCCCTACACACTCCCAGTGCAGTCTGCTTACTCCATGGCTCAGAG GCTGGTGGAGTGGATTCCCGAGGTGTCTGAGGACGTGAAGTGGCTGTACGGGATGGCCGGCTCCGCGTACAGACAGgcgtggggaggaggaggaccccCCGGTGCAGCCAG CGATGTTCCTGTCAGGAAGTGTCTGAGCATGCCCCCCACCCTGGACCTCCGGGGGCCCCTGGCCGAGTGGGACAGGTGCAAGCTGCTCTCCTGCATGGACCCCTCCAGCGCCCCTGGCCttcccccaggccccgccccctacaTCAATCTCAGGactccaggccccgcccccgggaaGATACGCTTCTTGGTCGGCGAGGCGGACGAGTTGGacgccccctcccgcccccccgacCAGCCGGACGCGTGTTACCTTTAG
- the sult4a1 gene encoding sulfotransferase 4A1 yields the protein MAESEAETPSTPQEFESKYFEYNGVRLPPFCRGKMEEIANFSLRSSDIWIVTYPKSGTSLLQEVVYLVSQGADPDEIGLMNIDEQLPVLEYPQPGLDIIQELTSPRLIKSHLPYRFLPTAMHNGESKVIYMARNPKDLVVSYYQFHRSLRTMSYRGTFQEFCRRFMNDKLGYGSWFEHVQEFWEHRMDSNVLFLKYEDMYKDLGTLVEQLARFLGVSCDKAQLEAMVESCHQLIDQCCSSEALSICRGRVGLWKDIFTVSMNEKFDAVYRQKIGKSDLSFDFSL from the exons ATGGCCGAGAGCGAGGCAGAAACGCCAAGCACCCCTCAAGAGTTCGAGAGTAAATATTTCGAATATAACGGAGTGAGGCTGCCTCCCTTTTGCAGAGGGAAGATGGAGGAAATTGCCAACTTCTCTCTCAGGAGTAGCGACATATGGATAGTCACCTATCCTAAATCAG gaacCAGTCTGCTGCAGGAGGTGGTTTACCTGGTGAGCCAGGGGGCGGACCCGGATGAGATCGGGCTGATGAACATTGACGAGCAGCTGCCGGTTCTGGAGTACCCCCAGCCGGGCCTGGACATCATCCAG GAGCTGACCTCACCTCGTCTGATCAAGAGCCACCTGCCGTACCGCTTCCTCCCCACCGCCATGCACAACGGGGAGTCCAAG GTGATCTACATGGCCCGGAACCCCAAAGACCTGGTGGTGTCCTACTACCAGTTCCACCGCTCCCTGAGGACCATGAGCTACCGCGGCACCTTCCAGGAGTTCTGCCGCAGGTTCATGAACGACAAGC TGGGGTACGGCTCCTGGTTCGAGCACGTGCAGGAATTCTGGGAACACCGCATGGACTCCAACGTCCTCTTCCTGAAATACGAAGACATGTACAAG GACCTGGGCACGCTGGTGGAGCAGCTGGCACGCTTTCTGGGCGTGTCCTGCGACAAGGCCCAGCTGGAGGCCATGGTGGAGAGCTGCCACCAGCTGATCGACCAGTGCTGCAGCTCGGAGGCACTGTCCATCTGCAGGG gGCGCGTGGGTCTGTGGAAGGACATCTTCACCGTTTCCATGAACGAGAAGTTCGACGCCGTGTACAGGCAGAAGATCGGCAAGTCCGACCTCAGCTTCGACTTCAGCCTGTAG